A region from the Citrobacter koseri ATCC BAA-895 genome encodes:
- a CDS encoding fimbria/pilus outer membrane usher protein codes for MQFNSDFLRSAIDVSNYSQGNPVPQGQYNVDLYVNDKWRGRGEVKFENDKSNAVVAKPCFTLKLISTLGIDIDKIDPMLRQSLKNNESCVRIGDISSDLTAYYDVTTQRINVQAPQIWLLRQVRGYVNPELWDNGIPAATLQYDYNAWHAEMSGTDSMSSQYLSLMGGLNWDAWRLRYRGVFNWNNDQGWHYDSTSTYLERGIIPLRSKLVMGDSTTDGQVFDSVGFRGVMLTSDDRMYEDSQRGYAPVITGVANTNALVSVSQRGARIYQTTVPPGAFRIDDLYPNGTDGDLLVTIKEADGSEHSFTVTYASIAELLRPGTSRYSLMAGRYRNTSVNEKPQIAMGTFRHGFTNLLTTYTGAMGGEDYQSVAGGVALNTLIGALSADITHARTTLADNSKREGQSIRFSFARILPVVDTNITLASYRYSSSGYYDIDDAMLMRDLERTNKGAYSSSINRKNRLQLSATQTISETLGSINLSASTQDYWNKSGRDTEYQLGYTNAFKWFNFNLNASRTRDLVKDKWDNKIAIGISLPLGNSARSAYLSTTYVQESGHRGLQNSIAGTSGENRQYNWGAFVNQDDYDHSSNKTTGGVSGNWTSPWTSMGGSFSAGQGYQQYGMNLSGGVVAWQNGVVLTPIMGDTMAVIEAEHAGGAKVANNSSLSLNRNGNAAVPYLSPYRQNTIELDPRGLSNDISLDVTSQNSVPTAGAVVLMKYATDTGYSVLFTLRHAGDVLPFGADVVDESGNTVGYIAQGGQSFARVKNLAGKLRVKWGSGSGQECQFSYRLSEQKSADVADLRRADAVCQ; via the coding sequence GTGCAATTTAATAGCGATTTTTTACGCTCAGCGATTGATGTTAGCAACTATTCTCAGGGAAACCCGGTTCCGCAGGGACAATATAATGTCGATCTGTATGTGAACGACAAATGGCGAGGACGTGGTGAAGTTAAGTTCGAAAATGATAAAAGCAATGCCGTAGTAGCCAAGCCGTGTTTTACGCTGAAGCTGATATCAACGCTGGGAATCGATATTGATAAAATTGATCCAATGCTGCGCCAGTCGTTAAAGAATAATGAAAGTTGTGTGCGTATCGGTGATATATCTTCTGATTTAACAGCTTATTACGATGTGACGACACAGCGCATCAATGTGCAGGCGCCTCAGATATGGCTGCTTCGCCAGGTTCGCGGCTATGTTAATCCTGAATTATGGGATAACGGTATTCCTGCTGCGACGTTGCAATATGATTACAACGCATGGCATGCAGAGATGTCTGGAACGGACTCTATGTCATCTCAGTATCTGAGCCTGATGGGAGGGCTCAATTGGGATGCCTGGCGCTTACGCTATCGCGGTGTTTTCAACTGGAACAACGATCAGGGTTGGCATTATGACTCAACCAGCACTTATCTTGAGCGCGGCATTATTCCGCTGCGCAGCAAACTGGTGATGGGTGATTCCACCACGGATGGCCAGGTCTTCGACAGCGTTGGTTTTCGGGGCGTAATGCTGACTTCTGACGATCGTATGTATGAGGATTCCCAGCGAGGCTATGCGCCAGTCATTACCGGTGTTGCGAACACCAACGCACTCGTCAGCGTGAGTCAGCGCGGCGCGCGTATCTATCAAACGACGGTTCCGCCAGGCGCGTTCCGTATTGATGACCTGTACCCCAATGGCACCGACGGCGATCTGCTGGTAACGATTAAAGAGGCAGATGGGAGTGAGCACAGTTTTACCGTGACCTATGCTTCCATCGCTGAACTGCTCCGCCCGGGAACCAGTCGCTATTCGCTGATGGCGGGGCGCTATCGGAATACCTCCGTGAATGAGAAACCACAGATTGCGATGGGGACATTCCGTCATGGTTTTACTAACTTACTGACCACTTACACCGGTGCGATGGGCGGGGAGGATTATCAATCGGTCGCAGGTGGCGTCGCGCTCAATACGCTCATTGGCGCGCTTTCTGCTGACATAACGCATGCGCGAACGACGCTTGCGGATAACAGTAAGCGTGAAGGCCAGAGCATCCGCTTTTCATTTGCCAGGATTCTGCCCGTCGTTGATACCAATATCACTCTGGCGAGCTATCGCTATTCCAGCTCCGGTTATTACGATATTGACGATGCGATGTTGATGCGTGATTTAGAGCGGACAAATAAAGGGGCTTATTCCAGCAGCATTAACCGCAAGAATCGTCTGCAACTCAGCGCAACGCAAACTATTTCCGAGACTCTTGGGAGCATTAATCTCAGTGCCAGCACTCAGGATTACTGGAACAAAAGCGGGCGTGATACCGAGTATCAGTTGGGTTACACCAATGCGTTCAAGTGGTTCAATTTTAACCTCAACGCCAGCCGTACCCGCGATTTAGTGAAAGACAAATGGGATAACAAAATCGCGATAGGGATTTCCCTGCCGTTAGGGAACAGCGCGCGCTCGGCTTATCTCAGTACCACCTATGTTCAGGAAAGCGGGCATCGGGGGCTGCAAAACTCAATCGCCGGCACCTCCGGGGAGAACCGTCAGTATAACTGGGGCGCGTTCGTCAATCAGGATGACTACGACCATAGCAGCAATAAAACCACGGGCGGCGTCAGTGGTAACTGGACTTCGCCGTGGACCAGCATGGGCGGCAGTTTCTCAGCAGGCCAGGGTTACCAGCAATACGGCATGAACCTCTCTGGCGGTGTTGTCGCCTGGCAAAATGGCGTTGTGCTGACGCCGATCATGGGGGACACCATGGCGGTCATTGAAGCGGAACATGCGGGAGGCGCAAAGGTGGCAAACAACAGCAGCCTTAGCCTTAACCGCAATGGCAATGCCGCAGTGCCTTACCTCTCACCCTATCGCCAGAACACGATTGAGCTCGACCCTCGGGGGCTATCGAATGATATCTCCCTGGACGTCACCAGCCAGAACAGCGTCCCTACCGCAGGCGCCGTGGTGTTGATGAAATACGCCACGGATACAGGGTATTCCGTGCTTTTCACTCTCCGCCATGCCGGTGATGTGCTGCCTTTTGGCGCCGATGTGGTCGATGAGAGCGGCAATACTGTCGGTTACATCGCCCAGGGTGGGCAAAGTTTTGCGCGCGTTAAGAATCTGGCGGGCAAATTGCGCGTGAAATGGGGAAGTGGATCGGGTCAGGAGTGCCAGTTCAGTTACCGCTTATCAGAGCAGAAAAGCGCAGATGTCGCCGACTTACGTCGGGCTGATGCGGTATGCCAGTAA
- the dgaE gene encoding D-glucosaminate-6-phosphate ammonia lyase, whose protein sequence is MTQNIYQQLGLKQVINACGKMTILGVSSVAPEVMHATARAASAFVEIDKLVEKTGERVSRYTGAEDSYVTSCASAGIAIAVAAAITRGDRDRVTQMPDSSGMANEVVMLRGHNVDYGAPITSAIRLGGGRVVEVGSSNLAARWQLESAITDDTAALLYVKSHHCVQKGMLGIEDFVQVAQIHNLPLIVDAAAEEDLHVWVASGADMVVYSGAKAFNAPTSGFITGKRTWIAACKAQHHGIARAMKIGKENMVGLVYALENYHQGQTVVTAEQLQPVADAISAIRGLSADIEQDEAGRAIWRIRIRVNARELGLDAREVEAQLRGGDIAIYARRYNLHQGVFSLDPRTVAEGEMALIVARLKEIADHAAD, encoded by the coding sequence ATGACACAGAATATCTATCAACAGCTGGGGCTGAAGCAGGTGATTAACGCCTGCGGCAAGATGACGATTCTTGGCGTCTCCAGCGTCGCGCCGGAGGTGATGCACGCCACGGCGCGTGCGGCCTCCGCTTTTGTCGAGATCGACAAGCTGGTGGAAAAAACCGGTGAGCGGGTCTCCCGCTATACCGGCGCGGAAGACAGTTATGTCACCTCATGCGCCTCGGCGGGAATTGCGATTGCCGTTGCCGCCGCCATTACCCGTGGCGATCGGGACCGGGTCACGCAGATGCCGGACAGTTCCGGTATGGCCAATGAAGTGGTGATGCTGCGTGGGCATAATGTGGATTACGGCGCGCCGATCACCAGCGCGATCCGTCTGGGTGGCGGGCGCGTAGTGGAAGTGGGGTCGAGCAACCTGGCCGCGCGCTGGCAACTGGAGAGTGCGATTACCGATGACACCGCCGCCCTGCTGTATGTGAAATCACATCACTGCGTGCAGAAGGGGATGTTGGGCATTGAAGACTTCGTCCAGGTGGCGCAGATTCACAACCTGCCGTTAATTGTTGATGCCGCTGCCGAGGAGGATTTGCACGTCTGGGTGGCGAGCGGCGCGGATATGGTTGTCTACAGCGGCGCGAAAGCCTTCAATGCGCCAACCTCTGGATTTATCACCGGCAAGAGAACGTGGATCGCCGCCTGCAAAGCGCAGCATCACGGCATCGCCAGAGCGATGAAGATCGGTAAGGAGAATATGGTCGGGCTGGTGTATGCGCTGGAGAATTATCACCAGGGGCAGACGGTAGTCACCGCCGAACAGCTTCAGCCGGTAGCCGACGCCATTTCAGCGATTCGTGGGTTGAGTGCGGATATCGAGCAGGATGAGGCCGGGCGCGCGATCTGGCGTATTCGTATTCGGGTGAATGCCCGTGAACTGGGGCTGGATGCCCGCGAAGTCGAAGCTCAGCTGCGCGGCGGCGATATCGCCATTTATGCCCGTCGCTATAACCTCCACCAGGGCGTTTTCAGCCTCGACCCGCGAACGGTCGCAGAAGGGGAAATGGCGTTAATCGTGGCGCGACTGAAGGAGATTGCCGACCATGCAGCAGATTAA
- a CDS encoding fimbria/pilus periplasmic chaperone: MLKILSSGLVLLFSAFSLNAMADVVINGTRIVFNAKDKESTVQLKNRGNNPYLLQIWMDDGNPNAKPGEITVPFLIAPPVVRIDPAKGQAVRIMATNPSLPQDRESLFWFNMLEIPPKAQDSTSGKTHMQLAFRTRIKLFYRPDNLQPTPLQSYKELKIFQQGNNIKVVNDSPYYITFSKVEIRRTTGSAVLAAVENFPQRMVKPKSEIVFPLANKKSTQLSGASVFYSVINDYGGETTNEQKLQSSP; the protein is encoded by the coding sequence ATGTTAAAGATATTATCTTCCGGGCTGGTATTGTTATTTTCGGCGTTCTCACTGAACGCTATGGCTGACGTTGTGATTAACGGAACACGCATTGTATTTAATGCAAAAGACAAGGAATCAACGGTACAGTTAAAAAACCGGGGGAATAATCCTTATCTTTTACAAATATGGATGGATGATGGTAACCCAAATGCAAAGCCTGGGGAGATCACGGTTCCGTTCCTCATTGCTCCTCCCGTTGTTCGTATTGATCCGGCGAAGGGGCAAGCTGTGCGAATCATGGCGACGAACCCGTCATTGCCGCAGGACAGGGAGTCCTTGTTTTGGTTCAACATGCTGGAAATTCCGCCAAAAGCACAGGATTCAACGTCGGGCAAAACACATATGCAGTTGGCATTTCGTACCCGAATAAAATTATTCTACCGCCCGGATAATCTGCAACCAACACCATTACAGTCTTATAAAGAATTAAAAATATTCCAACAAGGGAACAACATAAAAGTAGTAAACGACTCTCCCTATTACATCACTTTCAGCAAGGTTGAGATTCGTCGAACAACAGGGTCAGCTGTATTAGCTGCTGTAGAAAACTTCCCCCAGCGTATGGTGAAGCCAAAAAGCGAAATAGTATTTCCGCTCGCTAATAAAAAATCGACGCAATTGAGCGGTGCTTCAGTTTTTTACAGTGTAATAAATGATTATGGTGGAGAAACAACAAATGAGCAAAAATTACAAAGTAGCCCATAA
- a CDS encoding fimbrial protein has protein sequence MRKYNYALSALAMVITSAFTASAFAVDGTITINGQITDTTCTISVDGGSNDATVTLPTVSSTTLGAAGATAGATPFTISLSNCSGTSLNTASTYFEPGAYVDSTTGRLNIDSAAADAATNVQVQLLNADRDAIVAGASVANGQNDIPVDISSGNGTLNYFAQYYATGASTAGSVTTQVDYTMVYE, from the coding sequence ATGCGTAAATATAATTATGCGTTATCCGCGTTAGCAATGGTTATCACTTCCGCATTTACTGCTTCAGCATTTGCGGTGGATGGAACTATTACAATTAACGGACAAATTACTGATACAACTTGTACTATTTCTGTCGACGGTGGCAGTAATGATGCAACGGTAACGCTGCCAACCGTTTCGTCTACTACGCTCGGCGCAGCAGGCGCAACGGCAGGTGCTACGCCGTTCACTATCTCGCTGAGTAACTGCTCAGGAACATCTTTAAATACCGCCAGCACCTACTTCGAACCTGGCGCTTATGTTGATAGCACAACCGGTCGTCTGAACATTGATTCAGCAGCGGCAGATGCAGCGACTAACGTGCAGGTTCAATTATTAAACGCCGATCGTGACGCCATTGTTGCAGGGGCTTCAGTAGCGAATGGCCAGAATGATATCCCTGTCGATATCTCTTCTGGAAACGGTACGCTGAATTACTTTGCGCAATATTATGCTACTGGCGCATCTACTGCGGGTTCTGTAACGACTCAGGTCGATTACACCATGGTTTACGAGTAA
- the dagF gene encoding 2-dehydro-3-deoxy-phosphogluconate aldolase, with translation MQQINFYRNRVAINVLAKDIANAREIYDAAEGHAAIGVLSAQFASVEDGVQEVKRWMAEVPCISVGLGAGDPAQYYKAAMIAAKVHPAHVNQTFTGCGFAAGALAATGGEKTHINALVSPTGTPGEVLISTGVRSSQGTPARVSCDAAVRMMQDMGAHAAKFFPMGGETSLPELYVLATSAARNGMTLIEPTGGISLENFGVILQTCLEAGVPRVMPHVYSSIIDPQTGNTRPEDIVRLMEIVKALV, from the coding sequence ATGCAGCAGATTAATTTTTATCGTAATCGTGTGGCGATTAACGTACTGGCGAAAGATATCGCCAATGCCAGGGAAATCTATGATGCTGCCGAAGGCCATGCGGCGATCGGCGTCCTCTCCGCACAGTTTGCCTCAGTGGAGGACGGTGTTCAGGAGGTAAAACGCTGGATGGCGGAGGTGCCGTGCATCTCCGTGGGGCTGGGAGCGGGCGATCCGGCGCAATACTATAAGGCGGCGATGATTGCTGCAAAGGTACACCCGGCGCACGTCAACCAGACCTTTACCGGATGTGGTTTTGCCGCTGGCGCGCTGGCGGCAACGGGCGGCGAAAAAACGCATATCAACGCGCTGGTCAGCCCGACAGGCACGCCGGGCGAGGTGCTTATCTCCACTGGCGTTCGCAGCAGCCAGGGGACGCCGGCCCGCGTTTCCTGCGATGCAGCGGTACGCATGATGCAGGATATGGGGGCGCACGCGGCGAAGTTTTTTCCGATGGGCGGCGAGACGTCGTTACCGGAGCTGTATGTGCTGGCAACCAGCGCAGCCCGCAACGGGATGACGCTGATCGAACCGACCGGCGGCATTTCCCTGGAAAATTTCGGCGTTATTTTGCAAACCTGCCTGGAGGCGGGCGTGCCGCGCGTGATGCCGCATGTTTACAGCTCGATTATCGATCCGCAAACCGGAAACACCCGGCCTGAAGATATCGTCAGGTTAATGGAGATCGTGAAAGCGCTGGTTTGA
- the nlpA gene encoding lipoprotein NlpA: MKLTIPHLRAGAAVLLAGILLAGCDQQSSDAKHIKVGVINGAEQDVAEVAKKVAKEKYGLDVELVGFSGSLLPNDATNHGELDANVFQHRPFLEQDNKAHNYTLVAVGNTFVFPMAGYSKKIKTVDQLKDGATIAIPNDPTNLGRALLLLQKEKLITLKEGKGLLPTALDITDNPRHLNIMELEGAQLPRVLDDAKVDVAIISTTYIQQTGLSPVHDSVFIEDKNSPYVNILVAREDNKDAENVKAFLQSYQSPEVAKAAETIFNGGAVPGW, encoded by the coding sequence GTGAAATTGACGATACCTCATTTACGGGCAGGGGCGGCGGTACTGTTGGCGGGCATATTGCTGGCGGGGTGCGATCAGCAAAGCAGCGACGCGAAACACATCAAAGTCGGCGTGATTAACGGCGCCGAGCAGGATGTGGCGGAAGTCGCGAAGAAAGTCGCCAAAGAGAAGTACGGTCTTGATGTGGAACTGGTAGGATTCAGCGGTTCATTGCTGCCTAACGATGCGACCAATCACGGCGAACTGGACGCCAACGTGTTCCAGCATCGACCGTTCCTCGAACAAGATAACAAAGCCCATAACTACACGCTGGTAGCGGTAGGCAACACCTTTGTTTTCCCGATGGCGGGCTACTCGAAAAAAATTAAAACGGTTGATCAACTGAAAGACGGGGCGACGATCGCCATTCCTAACGATCCGACCAACCTCGGGCGTGCGCTCCTGCTGCTGCAAAAAGAGAAGTTGATTACCCTGAAAGAGGGGAAGGGTCTGTTACCAACGGCGCTGGATATCACCGACAACCCACGTCATCTGAATATTATGGAGCTGGAAGGCGCGCAGCTGCCGCGCGTACTGGACGATGCGAAAGTGGATGTGGCGATCATTAGCACCACCTACATCCAGCAAACCGGACTTTCACCGGTACATGACAGCGTCTTTATCGAAGATAAAAACTCGCCGTATGTGAACATACTGGTGGCGCGGGAAGACAACAAAGATGCTGAAAATGTGAAAGCGTTTTTACAGTCTTATCAGTCGCCGGAAGTTGCGAAAGCCGCAGAGACTATCTTTAACGGTGGCGCGGTGCCGGGGTGGTGA